A window from Streptomyces sp. NBC_00335 encodes these proteins:
- a CDS encoding Gfo/Idh/MocA family protein has product MKDTAKDAGRDAAGAGAGRTEPLGVAVVGAGYWGPNLVRNFQSSPEFRLRWLCDLNVDRARQVLGGYSTVQATADYAAVLADPAVEAVAVATPAGTHLDVALAALRAGKHVLVEKPLAATYEDGLRLVNEAEERGLTLMCDHTYCYTPAVGRIRDMVRSGELGDIQFVDSVRINLGLVQKDIDVLWDLAPHDLSVLDFILPDNVHPVAVAAHGADPIGAGQSCVAYLTLQLNTGAIAHVHVNWLSPVKVRTTMVGGSKRTLVWDDLNPTQRVAVFDRGVDLTAPQEIGADERRDMLVSYRTGDMVAPALGEKEALRSMVEEFAAAIRTRRPALTDGRAGLQVLDILEAASRSLEFKGAVVGLRTGR; this is encoded by the coding sequence GTGAAGGACACCGCGAAGGACGCCGGGCGGGACGCCGCGGGCGCAGGTGCGGGACGGACCGAGCCGTTAGGGGTCGCAGTCGTCGGAGCGGGCTACTGGGGCCCCAATCTCGTCCGCAACTTCCAGTCGAGTCCGGAGTTCCGGCTCCGCTGGCTCTGTGATCTGAACGTGGACCGGGCCCGCCAGGTGCTCGGCGGGTACTCCACGGTCCAGGCGACCGCGGACTACGCGGCGGTCCTGGCCGACCCCGCCGTCGAGGCCGTCGCCGTGGCGACCCCCGCCGGAACCCACCTCGACGTCGCCCTGGCCGCCCTGCGCGCCGGCAAGCACGTCCTCGTGGAGAAGCCGCTCGCCGCGACCTACGAGGACGGACTGCGGCTGGTGAACGAGGCCGAGGAACGCGGCCTCACCCTGATGTGCGACCACACCTACTGCTACACCCCGGCCGTGGGCCGCATCAGGGACATGGTCCGCTCCGGCGAACTCGGCGACATCCAGTTCGTGGACTCGGTGCGGATCAACCTCGGGCTGGTCCAGAAGGACATCGACGTCCTGTGGGACCTGGCCCCCCACGACCTCTCGGTCCTCGACTTCATCCTCCCGGACAACGTCCACCCGGTCGCCGTCGCCGCGCACGGGGCCGACCCGATCGGGGCCGGTCAGTCCTGCGTGGCCTACCTGACGCTCCAGCTCAACACCGGCGCCATCGCGCACGTGCACGTCAACTGGCTGTCACCGGTGAAGGTCCGCACCACGATGGTCGGCGGCTCCAAGCGCACCCTGGTGTGGGACGACCTCAACCCCACCCAGCGGGTCGCGGTGTTCGACCGGGGGGTCGACCTCACGGCGCCGCAGGAGATCGGCGCGGACGAGCGCCGCGACATGCTCGTCTCCTACCGGACCGGCGACATGGTGGCACCCGCGCTCGGCGAGAAGGAGGCCCTGCGCAGCATGGTCGAGGAGTTCGCCGCGGCGATCAGGACGCGGCGGCCCGCACTCACCGACGGCCGGGCCGGACTCCAGGTCCTCGACATCCTCGAAGCGGCCTCCCGCAGCCTGGAGTTCAAGGGCGCCGTCGTCGGACTCCGCACCGGCCGTTGA
- a CDS encoding glycosyltransferase, with amino-acid sequence MTSIVIPAHNEGRVIGRLLDALLDGAPSAGPDIVVVCNGCTDDTATVAAARGPRVRVVEIPTPSKHTALRVGDEHARGFPRLYVDADVVVGAADVRALADALATSPALLAAAPGRDIPLVGCAWPVRAYYRVWQLLPAVREGLFGRGVIAVTEPGHARLAALPPLMADDLAASLAFAPGERRVVESARVVVLPPRTWGDLIKRRVRAATSSAELERFQAARASEPAAAPPPSARTGTGDLRELLRARPRLLPGVVVFVVAALAARRGARKAIRTGDFSTWLRDESSRKG; translated from the coding sequence GTGACCAGCATCGTGATCCCGGCCCACAACGAGGGCCGGGTCATCGGCCGGCTCCTCGACGCGCTCCTGGACGGGGCCCCCTCCGCGGGACCCGACATCGTCGTGGTGTGCAACGGCTGTACGGACGACACCGCCACGGTGGCCGCCGCGCGGGGCCCCCGCGTACGGGTGGTTGAGATCCCGACTCCCTCCAAACACACGGCACTTCGGGTGGGCGACGAGCATGCTCGCGGCTTCCCCCGTCTCTACGTGGACGCGGACGTGGTGGTCGGCGCGGCCGACGTACGGGCCCTCGCCGACGCCCTCGCCACCAGCCCGGCCCTGCTCGCCGCGGCCCCCGGCCGGGACATTCCGCTTGTCGGCTGCGCCTGGCCGGTCCGGGCCTACTACCGGGTCTGGCAGCTGCTGCCGGCCGTCCGCGAGGGACTGTTCGGGCGCGGGGTGATCGCGGTGACCGAACCGGGGCACGCCCGGCTCGCCGCCCTGCCGCCGCTGATGGCCGACGACCTGGCCGCCTCCCTGGCCTTCGCACCGGGGGAGCGGCGGGTGGTGGAGTCGGCACGGGTCGTGGTCCTCCCGCCGCGCACCTGGGGCGACCTGATCAAACGCCGGGTGCGGGCGGCGACTTCCTCCGCCGAGCTGGAGCGCTTCCAGGCCGCGCGGGCTTCCGAGCCGGCGGCCGCGCCCCCGCCGTCCGCGCGCACCGGTACGGGAGACCTCCGGGAGCTGCTCCGGGCCCGGCCGCGACTCCTCCCCGGAGTGGTGGTGTTCGTGGTGGCCGCCCTCGCGGCCCGCCGGGGTGCCCGCAAGGCCATCCGGACCGGGGACTTCTCCACCTGGCTGCGGGACGAGAGCAGCCGAAAGGGCTGA
- a CDS encoding MFS transporter, whose product MYLADRSAPEDAKSAADGSPVRGPAVASTVLALGSVSLITDVSSEMVTAVLPLYLVAGLGLSPLGFGALDGLYNGVSALVQLTGGHLADRIRNHKLIAGIGYGLSAVCKPLLLLAHSLGPVALILALERTGKGLRTAPRDALISLSTPPELQGRAFGVHRAMDTTGALLGPLAAFFILSVTVDGYDAVFGVSACVAALGVVVLLLFVPSGAEPGPARPKPAAPPVPAPRRPAPPAAASPKPDPVNLRDALGLLRLPRLRALAGCAALLGLTTVSDAFLYLLLQDRTGIGERWFPLLPLGTAAVFLLLAVPAGALADRIGRRTVFLTGHALLLAGYGLLLWAPGLPALPYLVLALHGMFYAATDGVLPAAVAATVPAKLRATGIALVGTGQALSRFGCSLAFGAAWTVLGSGPALAAAAAGLCCCAAVAGFVLRPTAPDGAAAGAPRPRRPRGNR is encoded by the coding sequence ATGTACCTCGCGGACCGCTCCGCGCCCGAGGACGCGAAGTCCGCCGCCGACGGATCCCCCGTCCGCGGACCCGCGGTCGCCTCGACCGTCCTCGCACTGGGCTCGGTCAGCCTGATCACCGACGTCTCCTCGGAGATGGTCACCGCCGTCCTGCCGCTCTACCTCGTCGCCGGACTGGGCCTGAGCCCGCTCGGCTTCGGCGCGCTCGACGGCCTGTACAACGGGGTCAGCGCGCTGGTGCAGCTGACCGGCGGCCACCTCGCCGACCGGATCCGCAACCACAAGCTGATCGCCGGCATCGGCTACGGACTGTCCGCGGTGTGCAAGCCGCTGCTGCTGCTCGCCCACAGCCTCGGCCCGGTGGCGCTGATCCTGGCCCTGGAGCGCACCGGCAAGGGGCTGCGCACCGCCCCGCGCGACGCGCTCATCTCCCTTTCCACGCCGCCCGAGTTGCAGGGCCGGGCCTTCGGCGTGCACCGCGCCATGGACACCACCGGGGCCCTGCTCGGGCCCCTCGCCGCCTTCTTCATCCTGAGCGTGACGGTCGACGGGTACGACGCCGTCTTCGGGGTCAGCGCCTGCGTGGCCGCACTGGGCGTCGTGGTGCTCCTGCTGTTCGTCCCCTCCGGCGCGGAGCCGGGACCCGCCCGCCCGAAGCCCGCCGCTCCCCCGGTACCCGCCCCGCGCCGGCCCGCTCCTCCTGCGGCCGCCTCCCCGAAGCCGGACCCGGTGAACCTGCGCGACGCGCTGGGCCTGCTGCGGCTCCCCCGGCTCCGCGCCCTGGCGGGCTGCGCCGCCCTGCTCGGGCTCACCACCGTCAGCGACGCCTTCCTCTACCTGCTGCTCCAGGACCGCACCGGCATCGGCGAGCGGTGGTTCCCGCTGCTCCCCCTGGGTACCGCGGCCGTGTTCCTGCTGCTGGCCGTGCCGGCCGGCGCCCTCGCGGACCGCATCGGCCGCCGCACCGTGTTCCTCACCGGGCACGCCCTCCTGCTGGCCGGGTACGGGCTGCTCCTGTGGGCCCCCGGCCTGCCCGCGCTGCCCTACCTGGTCCTCGCCCTGCACGGCATGTTCTACGCAGCCACCGACGGGGTGCTGCCCGCCGCCGTCGCCGCGACCGTCCCCGCGAAGCTGCGGGCCACCGGCATCGCGCTCGTCGGCACCGGCCAGGCCCTGTCCCGCTTCGGCTGCTCACTGGCCTTCGGCGCCGCGTGGACGGTCCTCGGCTCGGGCCCGGCGCTCGCCGCCGCCGCGGCCGGGCTGTGCTGCTGCGCGGCCGTCGCAGGCTTCGTACTCCGCCCCACGGCCCCGGACGGCGCCGCCGCCGGGGCCCCGCGACCCCGACGCCCCCGAGGAAATCGATGA
- a CDS encoding TolB-like translocation protein, which produces MTRSRRLLVLALAVLLLAGVAGVLVVRAAARSEQTRAGDPTAVPGKVTLDRRDGLAFLNGAQGPHRGALVSVPDRSRQDQRTASGLTCLRFHAAAGTGVCLSSSPGALAQDNRALIVDSELRTRRTFPLAGTPSRARVSPSGRFAAWTVFVAGESYGSAFFSTRTSIVDTRSGALEPDLEKFAIELDGRPYSASDANFWGVTFSKDDDTFYATLGTNSQTYLVKGSIARRTVTTLASNVECPSLSPDETRVAYKKRVQRGASLWREHVLDLRTLREQPLAEKRSVDDQALWLDDRTLAYALPAEGSVDTTDLWTLPADGTGAPRVLAPAASSPTRLG; this is translated from the coding sequence ATGACGCGCTCACGCCGGCTGCTCGTACTCGCCCTGGCCGTGCTGCTCCTCGCAGGCGTGGCCGGCGTGCTGGTGGTGCGCGCCGCCGCCCGGTCCGAGCAGACCCGCGCGGGCGACCCGACGGCCGTCCCGGGCAAGGTCACGCTCGACCGGCGTGACGGCCTGGCCTTCCTCAACGGCGCGCAGGGCCCGCACCGCGGAGCCCTCGTCTCCGTACCGGACCGCTCCCGGCAGGACCAGCGGACCGCATCGGGCCTCACCTGCCTGCGGTTCCACGCCGCGGCCGGCACCGGCGTGTGCCTGAGTTCCTCCCCGGGCGCCCTCGCCCAGGACAACCGGGCGCTGATCGTCGACTCCGAGCTGCGCACGCGGCGGACGTTCCCGCTCGCGGGCACCCCGTCCCGGGCCCGGGTCTCCCCGAGCGGCCGCTTCGCCGCCTGGACGGTCTTCGTCGCCGGGGAGTCCTACGGCTCCGCGTTCTTCTCCACCCGCACCTCGATCGTGGACACCCGTAGCGGCGCGCTCGAACCGGACCTGGAGAAGTTCGCCATCGAGCTGGACGGCCGCCCATACAGCGCGAGCGACGCCAACTTCTGGGGCGTCACCTTCTCCAAGGACGACGACACCTTCTACGCCACTTTGGGCACCAACAGCCAGACGTACCTGGTGAAGGGATCGATCGCACGGCGCACCGTCACCACCCTCGCCTCGAACGTGGAATGCCCGTCCCTGTCCCCCGACGAGACCCGGGTCGCGTACAAGAAGCGGGTGCAGCGCGGGGCCTCCCTGTGGCGCGAACACGTGCTGGATCTGCGGACGTTGCGGGAACAGCCGCTGGCGGAGAAGCGCAGCGTGGACGATCAGGCGCTCTGGCTCGACGACCGGACCCTCGCCTACGCCCTGCCGGCCGAGGGCTCCGTGGACACCACGGACCTCTGGACGCTCCCGGCGGACGGCACCGGAGCCCCCCGCGTCCTGGCTCCGGCGGCCTCCTCGCCCACCCGGCTGGGCTGA
- a CDS encoding SCO5918 family protein, whose amino-acid sequence MRFVIARFPFDLTKAGVLESMKGVKPEPITADSVVIGRRSYPVKQVGAVITRQDRRDFTAAEVIRALTALGFTCRPQETVPAPAAALTPLQKASAMLGAPSGV is encoded by the coding sequence ATGCGCTTCGTCATCGCCCGCTTTCCGTTCGACCTGACCAAGGCCGGGGTCCTGGAATCGATGAAGGGCGTCAAGCCCGAACCGATCACCGCCGACTCAGTGGTCATAGGGCGTCGCTCCTACCCCGTGAAGCAGGTGGGCGCCGTCATCACCCGCCAGGACCGCCGCGACTTCACCGCCGCCGAGGTGATCAGGGCCCTGACCGCACTGGGCTTCACCTGTCGCCCGCAGGAAACGGTCCCGGCGCCCGCCGCCGCCCTGACCCCGCTCCAGAAGGCCTCGGCCATGCTGGGCGCCCCCTCGGGCGTGTAG
- a CDS encoding DEAD/DEAH box helicase → MNRTTRMNDRSSSSRSGGSGSSYGSTSSYGSTSSYGGSYGGSSGSSSRSGSRFGSSAPSRSGGGPKRSGGGGYGGRRPAAPQGEFALPVTVVPALPAVEAFADLAMPAQLLTTLTREGMTTPFPIQAATLPNGLAGRDVLGRGRTGSGKTLAFGLALLARTAGQQAESGQPLALVLVPTRELAQQVTAALTPYARAVKLRIATVVGGMPIHRQAGALRAGAEVVVATPGRLKDLIQRGDCRLNQVGITVLDEADQMADMGFMPQVTALLDQVRPEGQRMLFSATLDRNVDLLVRRYLTDPVVHSVDPSQGAVTTMEHHVLHVQNFDKQAATTEIAAREGRVIMFLDTKHGVDRLTEHLLSSGVRAAALHGGKSQPQRTRTLTQFKSGHVSVLVATNVAARGIHVDNLDLVVNVDPPTDPKDYLHRGGRTARAGESGSVVTLVLPNQRRDMVRLMQAAGITPQTAQVRSGEAELSRITGAQAPSGVPVVITAPVTERPRGTGGASRGRRSRPAQDRRSRTATTARGPQRQSPVTTAA, encoded by the coding sequence ATGAACCGCACGACCCGCATGAATGACCGCTCTTCGTCCTCCCGTTCGGGGGGATCCGGCAGCTCCTACGGCTCCACCAGCTCCTACGGCTCCACCAGCTCCTACGGTGGCTCGTACGGCGGCTCCTCCGGCTCCTCCAGCCGTTCCGGCAGCCGCTTCGGCTCCTCGGCCCCCAGCCGCTCCGGCGGCGGCCCCAAGCGCTCGGGTGGCGGCGGCTACGGCGGGCGCCGTCCCGCCGCACCGCAGGGCGAGTTCGCCCTGCCGGTCACCGTGGTCCCCGCGCTGCCCGCCGTCGAGGCGTTCGCCGACCTGGCCATGCCGGCCCAGCTGCTCACCACCCTCACCCGTGAGGGCATGACGACCCCGTTCCCGATCCAGGCGGCCACGCTGCCCAACGGCCTCGCCGGCCGGGACGTCCTGGGCCGCGGCCGTACCGGCTCCGGCAAGACCCTGGCCTTCGGCCTGGCGCTGCTGGCCCGTACCGCCGGCCAGCAGGCCGAGTCGGGCCAGCCGCTCGCGCTGGTCCTCGTACCCACCCGTGAGCTCGCCCAGCAGGTCACCGCGGCCCTCACGCCCTACGCCCGTGCCGTGAAGCTGAGGATCGCCACGGTCGTCGGCGGCATGCCGATCCACCGGCAGGCCGGCGCGCTGCGTGCCGGAGCCGAAGTGGTCGTCGCCACCCCGGGCCGGCTCAAGGACCTCATCCAGCGGGGTGACTGCCGGCTGAACCAGGTCGGGATCACCGTCCTGGACGAGGCCGACCAGATGGCCGACATGGGCTTCATGCCCCAGGTCACCGCGCTCCTCGACCAGGTGCGTCCCGAGGGCCAGCGGATGCTGTTCTCCGCCACTCTGGACCGCAACGTCGACCTGCTGGTCCGCCGCTACCTGACCGACCCGGTCGTGCACTCCGTGGACCCCTCGCAGGGCGCCGTCACCACGATGGAACACCACGTCCTGCACGTCCAGAACTTCGACAAGCAGGCCGCCACGACCGAGATCGCCGCCCGCGAGGGTCGCGTGATCATGTTCCTGGACACCAAGCACGGCGTGGACAGGCTGACCGAACACCTGCTGAGCAGCGGCGTGCGCGCCGCGGCGCTGCACGGCGGCAAGTCGCAGCCCCAGCGCACCCGTACGCTCACGCAGTTCAAGTCCGGACACGTCAGCGTGCTCGTGGCCACGAACGTGGCGGCGCGCGGCATCCACGTCGACAACCTGGACCTGGTCGTCAACGTCGACCCGCCGACCGACCCCAAGGACTACCTGCACCGCGGTGGCCGTACCGCCCGCGCCGGCGAGTCCGGCAGCGTCGTCACCCTGGTCCTGCCCAACCAGCGCCGCGACATGGTCCGTCTCATGCAGGCCGCGGGCATCACCCCGCAGACCGCGCAGGTCCGCTCCGGCGAGGCCGAGCTGAGCCGGATCACCGGCGCCCAGGCGCCCTCGGGCGTCCCGGTCGTCATCACGGCCCCCGTCACCGAGCGGCCCAGGGGCACCGGCGGTGCCTCCCGTGGCCGCCGCAGCCGGCCCGCACAGGACCGGCGCAGCAGGACCGCCACGACCGCCCGGGGGCCGCAGCGCCAGTCCCCGGTCACCACGGCGGCTTAG
- a CDS encoding cold-shock protein, which translates to MANGTVKWFNAEKGFGFIEQEGGGPDVFAHYSNIASQGFRELQEGQKVSFDIAQGQKGPTAENIVTA; encoded by the coding sequence ATGGCAAATGGCACCGTGAAGTGGTTCAACGCGGAAAAGGGCTTTGGCTTCATCGAGCAGGAGGGTGGCGGTCCTGACGTGTTCGCCCACTACTCCAACATCGCCTCGCAGGGCTTCCGTGAGCTTCAGGAAGGCCAGAAGGTCAGCTTTGACATCGCGCAGGGCCAGAAGGGCCCGACCGCTGAGAACATCGTCACCGCCTGA
- a CDS encoding MFS transporter codes for MTVTQTEHTAHTTQTTGTTKALTASGPKAARPASGPAFALLGTVQMTLIFALTSLIVPLPAIGREFTLGRDDLMLLSAAYGLSFAGLLLFGGRLTDRFGGRRVLTAGLLLFAVASLAAPFAQGSGTLLTARFAQGVGAALTAPAAMAVLRAVFPEPAAFGRAMATWGGLSVLGATAGNLLSGVISALTTWRLSFAVPVVVAVAALLLAPRLLPVTPAGEGRSLDLPGALLATAGISLASYGFVLTDVQSWGSTGVLVTLLTAAVLLLAFPLVERRVRDPLLPLGFLRDRRRVLALAAIGLTAAGTAVTFVLLSLHLQQELGWSALSTSAAFLPFAVALLVAGRVAGPLVARYGAPRVTTAGLVVAAAGLALLALTGLAAEIPYAYGLLPGLLLLPAGTAAAFAGAAVLATDGVEPHQAGLAGGVMNTAMELGPTVVFAAVLSLGSDTVSLAATAVAFAAAGFLNTRIK; via the coding sequence ATGACCGTCACGCAGACCGAACACACCGCACACACCACGCAGACCACAGGCACCACGAAGGCGCTCACCGCGTCGGGACCCAAGGCGGCCCGACCGGCATCCGGCCCGGCCTTCGCGCTGCTCGGCACCGTGCAGATGACGCTGATCTTCGCGCTGACCTCGCTCATCGTGCCGCTGCCCGCCATCGGTCGCGAATTCACCCTGGGCCGCGACGACTTGATGCTCCTGAGCGCCGCTTACGGGCTGAGCTTCGCCGGCCTGCTGCTCTTCGGGGGCCGGCTCACCGACCGGTTCGGCGGGCGCCGGGTGCTCACCGCCGGCCTGCTCCTCTTCGCCGTGGCCTCCCTCGCCGCACCGTTCGCCCAGGGATCCGGGACCCTGCTCACCGCCCGCTTCGCCCAGGGGGTGGGCGCGGCGCTGACCGCACCCGCCGCCATGGCCGTGCTGCGGGCGGTCTTCCCCGAACCCGCCGCGTTCGGACGGGCGATGGCCACCTGGGGCGGGCTGTCGGTGCTCGGCGCGACCGCCGGGAACCTCCTCTCCGGGGTCATCTCGGCCCTGACCACCTGGCGGCTGTCCTTCGCCGTACCGGTCGTCGTGGCCGTCGCCGCACTGCTCCTCGCTCCCCGGCTGCTGCCCGTCACCCCGGCGGGCGAGGGCCGCTCCCTGGACCTGCCGGGCGCCCTGCTGGCCACGGCGGGGATCAGCCTCGCCAGCTACGGCTTCGTCCTCACCGACGTCCAGTCCTGGGGATCGACGGGCGTCCTGGTCACCCTGCTCACGGCGGCCGTGCTCCTGCTGGCCTTCCCGCTGGTGGAACGCCGGGTCCGCGACCCCCTGCTCCCGCTGGGATTCCTCCGCGACCGGCGCCGGGTCCTGGCCCTCGCGGCCATCGGCCTGACCGCCGCCGGCACGGCCGTGACCTTCGTCCTCCTCTCCCTCCACCTCCAGCAGGAACTGGGCTGGTCGGCGCTGAGCACCTCCGCCGCCTTCCTCCCCTTCGCGGTGGCGCTGCTCGTGGCCGGCCGGGTGGCGGGCCCGCTCGTGGCCCGGTACGGGGCGCCCCGCGTCACCACCGCCGGCCTCGTGGTCGCGGCGGCCGGACTCGCACTCCTCGCGCTCACCGGCCTCGCCGCGGAGATCCCGTACGCCTACGGCCTCCTCCCCGGACTGCTCCTGCTGCCCGCCGGCACGGCGGCCGCCTTCGCGGGGGCCGCGGTGCTCGCCACGGACGGGGTGGAGCCCCACCAGGCGGGACTCGCGGGGGGCGTCATGAACACTGCGATGGAGCTCGGCCCGACGGTCGTCTTCGCCGCGGTGCTCTCCCTGGGCTCCGACACGGTCTCGCTCGCCGCCACGGCGGTTGCCTTCGCCGCGGCCGGCTTCCTCAACACCCGCATCAAGTAG
- a CDS encoding TetR/AcrR family transcriptional regulator — MARTKEFDPDAALQSALELFWRRGYEATSMADLVEELGIGRASMYATFGNKRELYLKALDRYNAQRDPGLLRELSQPGPALPAVRTVVRRFAAESSIDELRLNGCFVTNTATEFGAHDPAAARRVEANWNHIETLLHSALTRAQAQGELPADRDPRMLARMLLVLTQGMRVVGKASQDPGRARDAAEQALALLE, encoded by the coding sequence GTGGCCAGGACCAAGGAATTCGATCCGGACGCCGCGCTGCAGTCAGCTCTGGAGCTGTTCTGGCGGCGCGGCTACGAGGCGACGTCGATGGCGGACCTCGTGGAGGAGCTCGGCATCGGGCGGGCCAGCATGTACGCCACCTTCGGGAACAAGCGCGAGCTCTACCTGAAGGCGCTGGACCGCTACAACGCGCAACGGGACCCCGGCCTGCTGCGCGAGCTGTCCCAGCCGGGGCCCGCGCTGCCGGCCGTGCGGACGGTGGTACGCCGCTTCGCCGCCGAGTCGAGCATCGACGAACTGCGGCTGAACGGCTGCTTCGTGACCAACACGGCCACGGAGTTCGGGGCTCACGACCCGGCGGCGGCCCGCAGGGTCGAAGCGAACTGGAACCACATCGAGACCCTGCTGCACTCGGCACTGACGAGGGCCCAGGCCCAGGGCGAACTGCCCGCGGACCGCGATCCGCGCATGCTCGCCAGGATGCTGCTGGTCCTGACGCAGGGCATGCGCGTCGTGGGCAAGGCCTCGCAGGACCCGGGCAGGGCGCGGGACGCGGCGGAGCAGGCCCTGGCGCTGCTCGAATGA
- a CDS encoding glycoside hydrolase family 13 protein — protein MTQRTPHPAASPWWRHAAIYQIYIRSFADGNGDGTGDIAGVRERLPYLRQLGVDALWFNPWYVSPMADAGYDVADYRDIDPLFGTLAEAEELIAEAHGHDLRVIVDLVPNHCSDRHPWFVRALAAGPGSPERERFWFLPGRGSHGELPPNDWDSYFGGPAWTRITEADGTQGPWYLHMFAPEQPDLNWEHPDVGAEFEDVLRFWLDRGVDGFRIDVAHGLAKKPGLPDVGENPDPTDLPYQDVDAVHAVYRDWRKILDTYPGDRVFIGEVWLPEAEQFARYLRHDELHSAFNFDYLCCPWDSGALRKVVDATLASHEPVGAPPTWVLSNHDTIRHVTRYGRADTSFDMGDKRLLDPSDTGLGRHRGRAAALVSFALPGGVYVYQGDELGLPEVQDLPDEVLQDPTFVRSGGADRGRDGCRVPLPWEAGGPSLGFSASAAEDAPAGPAAPWLPQPEQWAALSAMAQQEDPYSVLTLYREALALRGAELARLPETLEWVDAGPDTLCFDRPGGFRCLTAFASPVPLPAGARVLLGSGPLGTGENGVPVLPRDTTVWLRMPG, from the coding sequence GTGACCCAGCGCACCCCGCACCCCGCCGCCTCCCCCTGGTGGCGGCACGCGGCGATCTACCAGATCTACATACGCAGCTTCGCCGACGGGAACGGCGACGGCACCGGTGACATCGCCGGAGTGCGCGAGCGGCTGCCCTACCTTCGGCAACTGGGCGTCGACGCGCTCTGGTTCAACCCCTGGTACGTCTCCCCGATGGCCGACGCCGGCTACGACGTGGCCGACTACCGCGACATCGACCCCCTCTTCGGCACGCTCGCCGAAGCCGAGGAGCTCATCGCCGAGGCCCACGGTCACGACCTCCGGGTCATCGTCGACCTCGTCCCCAACCACTGCTCCGACCGGCATCCCTGGTTCGTCCGGGCCCTCGCCGCCGGCCCCGGATCCCCCGAGCGCGAGCGCTTCTGGTTCCTGCCCGGCCGCGGCAGCCACGGCGAACTGCCGCCCAACGACTGGGACTCGTACTTCGGCGGCCCCGCCTGGACTCGGATCACGGAGGCCGACGGCACCCAGGGCCCCTGGTACCTGCACATGTTCGCCCCCGAGCAGCCCGACCTGAACTGGGAACACCCGGACGTGGGCGCCGAGTTCGAGGACGTCCTGCGGTTCTGGCTCGACCGGGGCGTGGACGGCTTCCGCATCGACGTCGCGCACGGACTCGCCAAGAAGCCCGGCCTCCCCGACGTCGGCGAGAACCCCGACCCCACCGACCTGCCCTACCAGGACGTCGATGCCGTCCACGCCGTGTACCGCGACTGGCGCAAGATCCTCGACACCTACCCGGGCGACCGCGTGTTCATCGGCGAGGTCTGGCTCCCGGAGGCCGAGCAGTTCGCCCGCTACCTGCGGCACGACGAACTGCACTCCGCCTTCAACTTCGACTACCTGTGCTGCCCCTGGGACTCCGGCGCCCTGCGGAAGGTCGTCGACGCGACGCTCGCCTCGCACGAACCGGTCGGCGCCCCGCCCACCTGGGTGCTCTCCAACCACGACACCATCCGGCACGTCACCCGCTACGGACGCGCCGACACCTCCTTCGACATGGGCGACAAGCGGCTCCTCGACCCCAGCGACACCGGACTCGGCCGCCACCGGGGCCGCGCCGCCGCCCTCGTTTCCTTCGCCCTGCCCGGCGGCGTCTACGTCTACCAGGGCGACGAACTGGGCCTGCCCGAGGTTCAGGACCTGCCCGACGAGGTCCTCCAGGACCCGACCTTCGTCCGGTCCGGCGGCGCGGACCGCGGCCGCGACGGCTGCCGGGTACCGCTGCCGTGGGAGGCCGGCGGGCCCTCGCTCGGCTTCTCCGCTTCGGCCGCCGAGGACGCCCCGGCCGGGCCGGCCGCTCCCTGGCTGCCCCAGCCCGAGCAGTGGGCCGCCCTCAGCGCGATGGCGCAACAGGAGGACCCGTACTCCGTCCTCACCCTCTACCGCGAGGCCCTCGCGCTGCGCGGCGCAGAGCTGGCACGGCTGCCCGAGACGCTGGAGTGGGTCGACGCGGGACCCGACACCCTGTGCTTCGACCGTCCCGGCGGCTTCCGCTGCCTGACCGCCTTCGCGAGCCCGGTCCCGCTTCCCGCGGGCGCCCGGGTCCTGCTCGGCAGCGGTCCCCTCGGCACCGGCGAGAACGGCGTGCCCGTGCTGCCCCGGGACACCACGGTCTGGCTGCGCATGCCCGGGTGA